TTTTTACACTTACCACATAAAATTTTGAGAATCTAATAATAGTCTAATCGAAGAATCTCATGTAATGAACAGCGCACTAATAAACAACTTCATTGAGCAAATAAAATGCAATCCTCGACAGCAACAAATTTACGGAGCATATTCTGAGACATAATAGCAATACAGAAACACACGGACACATGATGCTTGCTGCAGATCCAGCGACAACGCCTTCTGTTGGCACTTTGACTTTGATGAAGGATCAGAGACCACATCTCTTGATTCCTCAGCTTCTGTTCTTACATTTCTCCATGCCTCTTGGTGCTGCAGTAAGCgaggagaaaagtgatcgattgtGTTGGAGAGGTAGGGAAGTTGAGCTACGAGGTGGTGCAATGAAACGTGGAGATATACTGACCAAATCCAACAGCTTCCGATCCTTTCATCAAACGCAAACGCTTGCATGATTCGACAAACATCCTGGGATCGGTTTGGAGAAGATCATGAGGAATTACTAGATAAAGCTGGAGGTTGATCGTTTGATGGCCATGAGAAACAAATGAAGGAACTTACTCCCACGGAACATCACCAACAAGCATCCAGTCGCCATCTTTGTCTTCGTAGGTCGACACGAATTCAGAACCGGTTATGAGATCCACCAGCTTCCCCTCGGTCATGGACTCTCCCCCATTCGTTCCTCGAGACCCACAGCTCGATGAAACTGGGAAAGACACAATAGGTAATATGAGTCCAAACTCAATATAGAAGGGTGCATCCTTGTTTTGGCCTTCTTTTCGAGGTTGAAACAGGCAGACGTTACTGACGCAGTTAAATGTCTAGCTCTGAGGCATATAGATTATGTGAGAGACGAAAAGGAAAAGATAATATCCATACATACATACCACTGGTGAAGGAGCTGAACATCTTCTGCAAGGCCATGGAGAGCTCTTGATAGCTTCTGTACATTTTTAGGTCAATTTTACGTAGATAAGGTGCCCCATCCACGCTAACCTTGACAAAGGCCGCCAAGCTGCCTGCAGGTCTTTCTCCATCTTCTTTACTCGGTTTCTCAGATTGGACAGCCAGCATGCTCCTCCTATGTGATCTAACCGGTGGCCAACCCACAACCTGTGCCCTGACAGTAATATGGCACACAACAAGTTCCTTGAGTGGTTCAAGAATTCCTAGCAGTTCCTGGTGGAAAGATCAAGATGATCTTTCCCTGTGGAGAAGTTGTTTAGAATGAACAACTTTGCCAAGAAGATAATAACATCAAAGCATGTTTTGTGGTGGTTGGATCTGTAGGTCTTAAATGGTCTCAGATATTGCCTCTCTGTTTGTCATTTTGCACAAAAAGTTGTATGTTTTTGCTTATGGCAAAGCTGAAGTGAGTACAAATTCTGCAGCAAAAATACCATAGAAAGCTTATATGCTCACAAAGAACAGCCATGTACAATTAATCATTGTGATAACATACTTTGTTCATTGAATAACATATCTACCATGCTTCAATGTACTTACTGAAAATGACTGGACCAAAAGTAGCATAACAGATTGTAGTAATTTGGAGAATATAGGAACAAAAATTAAGTTAAAAACAAATTTGTAGATTTTTTTTGGGGGGTCAAATatgtaaatttaaatcatcataaaaaaaaaaagaaagaggaagaaagaaaatggtGAACATACTTCGGAGCAGGAGGCTTCTCAGGGTCGGTGGCGGAAGCCGCAATGCTCATCTGGCTCGGAGATCTCTTCATCTTCAaggccgccgcctccgccgccatGTCTTTCGTGTCTCCCGCTGCCTGAAGCTTGAGCTTCAAGTCAATGGTCTCCGCGAACGCCCTCTTCCCGGAGTTCTTCCCGACATCGCCTTCTCCTCCACTGCCGCCACCCGGCAATCCCAGGCGCAGCTCGGTCTCCTGGAAGCCCAAGCTGCGCTCATCCTTCTCCCCAGCCAATGAACCAGTCGCCATCGCAACCCACTCCTTCTCTCCCAACCTTCCAATAGAGTCGTATATATCTACAGATAATGAGGGAAAGCAGCAACAATAGCCGAGCTGCTATGGTGGGTCGTACGTCCAAACCACGGCAAAGAAAAAAAGCCGACACGTGTTGCACGAGGGCAGACAAGCGAGGCGCACTGGTTCCGGGAACGCGCCCTCGTCCCGCTCGGGGGCGGACGGGCCCGCGCTGCCTTGCCGATCAACTAGTCCACGCGTCCCGACCAACGAACGGCTGAGAACGGCCGAGAATAGTGGACGGTGGATGTTTACTGTGTGTAGGGGCATAAACGggtcaataataaaaataaatctgaTTTACAATAATACTATGTTTAATGAAGACCAATTACTTATGCTTTTTCACTGATATTTTTATTGACAATATGAACAAACAAACGTGTCATCTATGATGAAGCAATAACTATCGAAGTATGCTTGAAATATGCTATCAAGAGTTAATTTTGCTAGGCAAATGCCTAATATTTTATTTAACCATGACTTTGAAACATCATGATCGATCTCTTCTAGTTAGACATACACATCGTTGATTCTATTGCCTCGTTCTAGTAGACACAAGCTGACCATCAACTCGTTCATCTCAATTTAAAAAGACTTGTAAATCGTTTGCAAGTGATCTACTTGCAAACGATCAAAGAAACGACTCGATGCAAACATAATTTGCATCATTGCTTTTGTACAATTCACATATAAGTTGTATCAAATTGGCACGAGGAGGAATGTCTTGAGTGTTTTAATGGGACGACAAGTTTGGCTTTTCATGAAGTACTTGTGATGGTGGATGGAATAGAGCTATTATGTAAGCGGATGGTAGCAATTTTCTAGTTATGTAAGGTTGGTGTGTGCTTTTGGGTCATACAATCCCCATAAAATAACtacgtttgttgcttgaagggcaAACAACAGCTAGAGTATAGATCAAAACACCCCAAGTTGAGCTGTTTTGGTTGAAGTTCCTAATTCCTTATTAACACATGAACAACTTAACTTCGTCGTCGTGTCCACGGCTCTCCTCATAGGTGAAGACATTGCATCCATATGCTACTTTAGCCACAAATCACGTATTAGATCCAACAAGACTAGAATTAATGACATTCATTTTGTCAACatctaacctctctctctctctctctctctctctcttctgagtAGTCTCAACAGCTAAGCTATAGCTAAAGATTTGGTGCTTATAGGAAGATGTTGGCTGCCATCTCGTTTCCATGTATGCATGACACGCAAAGACATTTATGTGCCGACATACGAAAACACACGAACATGCGGTGTGCTGATACATATATATGTAGACATAATATATGGACACATAAAGAGTCACGCATGAACAGATAAGAGCAATAATTTGAGCTTCAACATGGACATCAAATAAATAAGATAGTTTATAGGACAAAGACTTTGCACTTTAACAGCACTACTTGAACCCTCAACGAAAGCTCCATGGACAGCACACGTGCATGGGACAGATCACGTGCATGTTGACATGATGCTGCATGCCTCCTCTCAATTGTTCCTATACCTCACTTGTATATATCTCCTCTCCTCTATGGTTGGTCAGTAGCACAGGATACGCGTTGCTCCCGTTTGAGGCATGCATGGTTACACGTTGCATCATTCTATGGCATGCAACGTGTTCAGATCCATGTAAATATGGCTAACATTTGTCATTTaatagatttatcatttaatattGCAACTTCGTTTAGATCCTTGTAAATATGGCTAGCATTTGCTGCTGCAAAATGAACACAGAATCGAACGGCAAATCGATCCCACATGATGTGAATACAACGATGTCGACACTGAAGTGACATCGAATGCAAAGTCGAAACAGTGCATACGGTGTTTACATCTCAACATCCGGCTTTATTTTGACGTTTTGACCTCTCATACTCTTGATAAGGTTTATAGAGGCCAATTCGAATTTGACTTGCTCGACTAAGGGGTTCCTCTATCCAACCTATGCGACAAGTCACCTGGTAAACTCGATGTAAGAGCTCAACCTTGCGCACATATGATAGAGTTCGATCTTTACTTAGCTTAAGGTATCTCTCTGTGGTACTCAAACTGAGTTGATTTTAGCATCCTTCTGATGGTGTCAACGTTATTTACCATTCACTAGCTTTTGGTCCTCCTCTCGGCCGTGTGCATGGTTCCTCCATCTCCTGCTCATCCAACCTCTCATGGAGTACAGTGGTATTGATAGCATGAGATCGATGATATTGACTTCCAAGGCAgaaaagcaagagagagagagagagagatcaaatgTGGTTGAACACATGCATATATACATCTCTTTCAGATGAACTGGAGGATGGTCAATTGCCTGCATCGACTTGATGCAGCTTCCTAGGTAGCTTCCACTCCATTGTATTGAACTACCGAGTATGGTATGGTGTCCATCTGTCCACTGCTATAGTCGTGCGATTGTGTTTTCGACGTAGACATACTAAATCCATAAAAAATCCAGACATTTTACGTGGACGTATTGTGTACATAGGGTGCAAAATGGACATAGATGAAGATCACTATAAGCTCTTGATAGTAGTAGACAATCCACATCTGCTAAATCAATATCTTAATCACCTCCTTGCATACACTTAGCATTCATAAACAcaacttgcttagaatatgttaaATAGCTGTGACCTAATGCATCATAGTGATGGGAAACTAACTAGCAAATGGGGCATAATCTTGTACTATTTTCTAGTTAATTGACACAAAAGATTCTCTTAACATGTTTAGAAAAGcagaaaggaagaaaagaaactgATGATTTGATTTAGGAGATGCTTAACCCTATCAACCACACATAACAAAACAAAGCACTTCTATGTGCAAGTCTTTTAGCTTTATACCAATAATTACATGTTATTTTGCCTACCGACAATTTCCTAGCGTCTCATGTGCTCCTCCATTATGTTATGAACCAAGCAATTCGACGGACGAGATCTTTCCCGCACCGCCGTTGGAGCAATCCTGGCCGCACGAT
The DNA window shown above is from Musa acuminata AAA Group cultivar baxijiao chromosome BXJ2-4, Cavendish_Baxijiao_AAA, whole genome shotgun sequence and carries:
- the LOC103982989 gene encoding auxin-responsive protein IAA30, whose protein sequence is MATGSLAGEKDERSLGFQETELRLGLPGGGSGGEGDVGKNSGKRAFAETIDLKLKLQAAGDTKDMAAEAAALKMKRSPSQMSIAASATDPEKPPAPKAQVVGWPPVRSHRRSMLAVQSEKPSKEDGERPAGSLAAFVKVSVDGAPYLRKIDLKMYRSYQELSMALQKMFSSFTSVSSSCGSRGTNGGESMTEGKLVDLITGSEFVSTYEDKDGDWMLVGDVPWEMFVESCKRLRLMKGSEAVGFAPRGMEKCKNRS